The following proteins are encoded in a genomic region of Vanessa cardui chromosome W, ilVanCard2.1, whole genome shotgun sequence:
- the LOC124542764 gene encoding uncharacterized protein LOC124542764 has translation MESIKHSIEDLTEHFNTRMAEFQKSLQGSIPATSPNSNIAAQFNTFRVFVLSALEGLQMQVEILSKQYNQLEMRSRRKMLLFHGVPEDKKENLPVIVSGVISGHLKVPEFTIEKLSRCQRLGHSSRDKPRPIFVKFRDVVLRNKIWYSKTSLKSTGVTLSEFLTKERHDLFMSARQKFGISKCWTKDGVVIVTGSDGKRHRIVTTAELNSINCKPNYMPSATNLAAAAGTSTVGVDSISKSSNSTQVMRSKRTVKK, from the coding sequence ATGGAATCCATTAAGCACTCAATTGAGGACCTGACTGAGCACTTCAACACACGGATGGCTGAGTTTCAAAAATCTCTTCAGGGTTCCATCCCAGCCACTAGTCCAAACTCCAACATTGCGGCTCAATTTAACACCTTCAGAGTCTTTGTTTTATCTGCATTAGAAGGCCTTCAGATGCAAGTGGAAATATTATCGAAGCAGTACAATCAGCTGGAAATGCGAAGTAGAAGGAAGATGCTTCTGTTCCACGGAGTTCCTgaagacaaaaaagaaaatttgccAGTCATAGTGTCAGGTGTTATATCAGGCCATCTTAAGGTACCAGAATTTACCATAGAGAAGCTCAGTCGATGTCAGCGATTAGGTCATTCCTCTAGGGATAAGCCTCGACCTATCTTTGTAAAATTTCGTGATGTAGTGCTTCGAAACAAGATCTGGTATTCAAAAACGTCCCTTAAAAGCACAGGCGTGACTCTGTCGGAGTTCCTTACCAAGGAAAGGCATGACCTGTTTATGTCTGCAAGACAGAAGTTCGGAATTTCAAAATGCTGGACGAAGGATGGAGTTGTTATCGTTACGGGGTCTGACGGTAAGCGTCACCGTATCGTCACAACAGCAGAGCTTAACTCAATCAATTGCAAGCCGAATTATATGCCCTCGGCAACTAATCTTGCTGCTGCTGCTGGTACCAGTACTGTCGGTGTCGACTCAATTTCAAAATCGTCCAACTCCACTCAGGTTATGCGAAGTAAGAGAACCGTTAAAAAGTAA